A stretch of DNA from Cannabis sativa cultivar Pink pepper isolate KNU-18-1 chromosome X, ASM2916894v1, whole genome shotgun sequence:
aaagagGAAAGGAAAAAATGTTGAATAAATAAAGTGATGTTGGAACTAAGAGTTGTAAAATTCTCAATCATTAAAATTTTTGGGCACAATTTgcgatatttaatttattgtggGTGCTTGATGGTTTATAgtgtgcttatggtataataTGGCCTAAATAACTTCTCATCTACCTATTACCTAAGCCAATACATTACAACCTTGAAAGTCCTTTTGATTCTGAACAAGAATTATTGACATTAGTAGAGAGAGGTAAGTCATGCAAGCATATTGATCATTGGCTTGTGAAAAGTTAGAAAGAGTATAATTGATATGATGTTTTTCAATTATTGAAGTTAATTTGCAtctttacattatttttttaaagtaagcatccgaattaattttaaagttttggGATTGAAATTCTGGTTTAAATAATTGATCGAAGTTTCACAGGTTGCAGCAGCGGTTTGATTGTCTGAAGGCTTAGTTAATTGTGTGCtagtttgtgttttttttctttgtctTAGTTTTTAGTCTTACTCCAGGGCGAGTAAGGATTTAGTTTGGGgaaatttgttaggctatttttagcctaagtttcaggtcacattttatagttgttttcttctttattattatttttggaatagaattacgcttgttttctttggtttcaggttttGACACTTTTAATGAATAAATTggataaattttgaaaaatagtgatctataaaatagagaaaattttggaagaaaataaagctgaaacttcaatcctaaatttgactatgttctgatcatattttagaaaaaaatcaaaacataaaagttttaggtCCCTTTTTAATCTTttcaacgcatcttgaatcagctaatttggagtttgtatgagaaagttatgacCATTTTACTAAGAGAGGTCGAAGCAGAAAAAAAATGGGCCCAGTGGCCGCGGCGAGGCTTTTGGCCGACGCGGCGGGGGACTACAGAAAACCCATTTTTTCCCTTTTCTATAGCCGCCGCAGCAAGGATATTGGCCACTGCAGCACCTACTTCATACATGTCAAGGATAACTTCGTCTTTTCTCATTTTTGGGCTGAAAAACTCTATTTAATGAATGGAGGTCGTGAATTATAGAGGGGAGACCATACAGAACCCTAGAAACACAAGAAGAAGGCTCTTGGAGTGAGCATGGGCGATCTGCGACAATTCTCCATCtagtttctttctcttctcttgatttcttatctttttatttgtgtttagttttatttaattattgatttGATTATGAGCTAAATTCTCTATTTAGGGATTTGATGGATTTCGACTGAGATTATTCTATAGATTAATGCTATTTGATTgttctttctttctctattaTGGTGATGTATTCATATTTGTGCTTATTACATGTTTGATTTTCTACCTTATGCATGATTTATGATCTCAatacaaaatctgaaaagtgagtaCTAAGAATGCTCTAAATGAATAGACAtgggttttgatgtgaaacgagagtattcacataGCTTATGTGACTTTTAAATTATTGCTTAATGCAAATTGTATGTTGTTCTATCTCTGAGATGCAGTAGCTGGCATGCAATTTAGGACCTTtatgatctgaaaagagtttagattaatttataatctgtcatcacATAAGAGGAAGAAGTGTTAACAATCGGTAATCAAAGCAATTGAAATCATCTCCCTAATTTCACATCCATTGttaaacattttatttatttgttttatttaattttatttagtttatttagttcaaaattaatttattcgATTGCCAAATAGAAACAAGAATTTATTTGATTGGTACTTAACTACAGTCCTCATGGGAACGATCtcacttacctgagtattacttgttaaaatgatatgtatacttgcgtgttggatttatcacaacataaatagaataaaaaatctTTCCTCTTCGCTGCCAAAGTACTACACCAATGGCAAAATTACTAGCATCACACATCAACTCAAATGGCAAAGTCCAATTCGAAGCTACAATAATTGGGGCCATCACCATTGCCTTTTTCAAAGTCACAAAAGCATTATTACATTCTTTGGTGAACTCAAATGGTCGGTTTTGTTCCAACAACGAACAAAGAGGCTTTGAAATCTTTAAAAAATCCTTCGTGAACCTTCTATAGAACCCCGCATGTCCAAGAAAGCTTCTAATATCCTTGACCGTGGTAGGAGGCGGTAGCTTTTCAATGACTTCTAACTTAGCCTTGTCCACCTCAATACCCTTGTGAGAAATCTTGTGACCCAAAACTATGCCTTCTTTTACCATAAAGTGGCATTTCTCCCAATTCAACACTAAATTTGTTTCTTCACACCTCTTCAACACTTTCTCCAAGTTAGCTAAACAAGTGTCAAAAGATTCCCCAAATACTAAAAAATCATCCATGAAGATCTCAAGAATGCTCTCTGCCATATCTGAAAAAATTGCCATCATGCACCTTTGGGAAGTGGCGGGAGCGTTGCATAGTCCAAATAGCATCCTCCTAAAGGCAAAGGTGCCATATGGACAAGTGAAGGTTATTTTTTCTTGGTCCTCCGACGCTGTAGAAATTTGATTGTATCCCAAATAACCATGAAGAAagcaataaaactctttaccCGCCAAACGATCCAACATTTGGTCAATAAATGGCAGCAGGAAATGATCCTTCCTAGTGCATTATTTAGCTTCCGATAGTCCATGCACACTGTCCAACCAGTCACGGTTCTAGTAGGGATCAATTCATTATTATTGTTGGCCACCACCGTGATTCCTCATTTCTTAGGCACACATTGAACATGGCTGACCCATTAATTATCTAAAATCGGGTAACACAATACTATAATCCAGCCACTTTATTACCTCTTTTCGAATAACTTCCTTCATGACAGGATTCAACCCCTATTGATGCTCAATGGAATTACTACAACTCGCTTCTAAGATTATCTTGTGTGTGTAAATCATTGGACTAATGCCTTTTATGTTTGCCATAGTCCACCCAATTGCTCTTTTATGTTTCTTCAACACTTCCAGCAATAAACCTTCAGCTCCAGCTTCTAACCACACTGAAATAATTACTGGCAGTGTTTTATTCTCCCCCAAGCAGGTGTATTTTAGGTGACTCAGCAAGGGTTTCAACTCTAGCTTTGGTGGTTCTTGGATGGAAGGTTTTGGAGGCTTGAAATTGCTTTCCTTCAACTCTAAAGACTCAAAAGGTCTCTTGAATTTAGGGAAAGGTTGTATTGGCTCTACCTAAGCAACTTGGGTTTCTTCATTGTCACTCAAAGCTTCAAGCTCTTCAAGTTATCAACCTTTCATCTTTCCACACTTCCTTGTGAAAACTTTCAGCCACAATAGAATCAATTACACTCAAACAGGAGCATTCTTCAATCTCATTCGGGAATCTCATAGCATTAAACACATTAAAAGTGACTTTTTGATCATTCACTCTCATAGTGAGTTCCCCATTTTTCACATCAATCAAGGTTCTTCCGGTAGCAAGGAATAGCCACTCAAAAATAATAGGAACTTCTCTATCAACCTTATAGTCAGGGATAATGAAATCAATCAGAAAAATGAACTTATCCACTTTCACCACCACATCTTCAATTTTCCCCTCCGGATGAGCCATGGAACGATCCTCTATTTGCAAAGTGACGGTGGTTGGCCTTGCTTCTCTATTTCCCAACTtcctaaaaatagacataggcaTGAGATTAATACTAGCTCCCAAATCACAAAGAGCTCTTCCAACATCTTGACCCCCAATAGAAATTAGAATTGTAAAGCTGCCCGGATCTTTTAATTTAGGtggaattttacttttcaacGTGGCACTACAAACCTCTGTCAAAGCAACAGTTTCAAACTCGCCAAGCCTCCTTTTCTTTGTCCAAATGTCTTTCAAAAACTTTACATAGGTTGGCATTTGCTCCAAAGCTTCCATTAATGGTATATTGATGTGGAGCTACTTtagaacatcaagaaatctCTGGAATTGACCATCGTCTTGTTGCTTCTTGAATCGTTAAGGAGAAGGTGGAGGTGGCTTTTGTAAATGCTTTTCTGCAGTTGAATGCTGATCATATGCTGTAACTACTGGGGGAATTTCAGCAGCTGAAATTgctagtttttttttgtttccccCTCTTTTTGGATTGAAGAGGGCTCCAACTGCCTTTTGTTACAGCCATATTTGACACCAGAATTTTCCCACTTCTCAAGGTTACCACTTTGCAATGCTATTTTCCATCTCTTCTAGGATTTTCGGTGCCACTAAGCAAAGTTCCTTGTGGTTTATTCTTCAAAttattagccaattgccccaaATGAATTTGAAGATTCTGAAGAGAGACTGTCTGGTTTTGAATTACAGTGTCATTCTTGGCCATATAGTCCCTCAATAAACTCTCCAAGAAACTTGTTTGAGAGATTTGAGATTGGTGTGGCTGTTGAGGTCCTCGTTGTTGAGAAAATCCTAGTGGAAATGTTTGTTTTCCTTGTGCTTGTGCTCCACTTGAACTTTCCCCTTGACCTCCCCATGAAAAATTTGGATGATGCTTCCATGCTGGATTGTAGGAGTTTGAGTATGGATTGTTGTTGCGGTTGAAATTTTGATTACCCATATAGCAAACCAAAGCTGGATTTGAAGGGAAATTCTCAAAGGTATGCCCATCACCACAATACACACAAGAAATTTCTGCCCTTTGAATGGCAGCAGCTGGTTGTACACCTCCTCCCATATTCATGCTCTTCAAAATGTTGGTCATTGAGGCCATTTGAACGGTTAGAGCGGTCAAAGCATCTACTTCAAGAACACCCGCTACATTTCGGCTTGTAGGAGCTCTATTAGTTGACCATTGATAGTTGTTGCTAGCTATCCTTTCCAAAATCTTAAAAGCTTCATTGTAAACTTGGAAAGAATGGCTCAATTAGCTGAAGCGTCCAACACCATCCGAGAGGCTGCATTGAGACCATTATAAAATGTCTCTAGTTGGATACAATGGGGAATACCATGGTGTGGACACTTCCTCAACAACTCCTTAAATCTTTCCCATGCTTCACTAGTGGTCTCATCTTCCGATTTTTGAAAGAACATGATCTCACTTCGAAACTTTGCATTTCTTGATGGAGGAAAATACTTTCTCAAAAAATTTTCAACCAAGTCATTCCATGTTGTCACCGAATCAGGAGAAAGAGTATTAAGCCATGCTCTAGCCCGATCCCTCAAGCAAAATGGGAACAACTTCAACCTTAAAGCCTTTTAACTTACTCCTTGTAGCTTGAAATAGTCATTCACCTCTAAAAATGAGCGAATATGGAGGTGAAGATCTTTCGTTGGCAACCCACTAAATTGACCAActgtttggagcatttgaaacatgACGGGCTTGAGCTTAAATTGAGGTGTTTGGATTTCGGGTCTCACAATACCCGAATTAAGCTCGTTCAACATAGGGGCTGCATACTCTCTTATTGCTCAGGCTCTATCATCGGCCAAAATAATAGGATTGACACCATTATGAGCACCCCCAACTTTAAACCCATCGGCCAAATTACAACATTTTTTAGTCTTTTGTTCCTTTCTCCTTTGTCTAAAAATGCGTTCAATTTTGGggtcaataggagcaagttcaaggtcttcttcttcttcgttcgTGCAATAATTTACacctgaaaaagaaaaattcagcGCACCAAAATAGGATTAAAACCTCAAACTagaaaataaattgtaaaattgTTGATACTACACAATTTTTAGTTTCAATCCCTAGTAACggtgccaaaaacttgttgtgaaaattatgtaCTCAAGTATACGTAGtcacacaagtaataaagtgataagtaagatcgtctccacaggaATTGCAAACAAAATATgatgtaaaaccaactaattacaacttaaagtAAGAGGGAAAAATATGAAAATGGTTGAgcaatg
This window harbors:
- the LOC115695237 gene encoding uncharacterized protein LOC115695237, with the protein product MEALEQMPTYVKFLKDIWTKKRRLGEFETVALTEVCSATLKSKIPPKLKDPGSFTILISIGGQDVGRALCDLGASINLMPMSIFRKLGNREARPTTVTLQIEDRSMAHPEGKIEDVVVKVDKFIFLIDFIIPDYKVDREVPIIFEWLFLATGRTLIDVKNGELTMRVNDQKVTFNVFNAMRFPNEIEECSCLSVIDSIVAESFHKEVWKDERLIT